The region ACTATAAGACAATGTATACTTCATAATCTTGGATATTAAAACGAATGAATATTTGAACAGTTATGCTAATGTAACTGTAGGTAGACCGACTGCTGTGTTCAGGTTACACGCTTTGTGTCTGGAGAACCTGCATCATGCGTTATTGTGTCGCTCTGGCTTAGTAACACAAGACAAAGTATTTTATCAACTGGTTATCATTTTAATTCAAGGTCTCCTCTATCTCTTCCTTCATAGACAGGTGTGCGGACGACCGACTAGGGCTAGACCTCGTTTTTAAAATGATGGAGCCGTATAGTTTCGCTGAGTGCTTGGAATATgcaaaggcttttctcctgtacaTCTCTCCCTTCCACATAGATATCATTAGCAGAGTGGACAGCACTACCCCGCCCAGCGTCAGTAGACAAAGCCCCGCTATCACGCATCTATCCAGGTGTGCCCCTACCCTGGCACTTTCGATTTCAagcctctccatctccctcgcGGACACACTCTCCGGGTCCACTTTGACCTCGCGAGGGACTGCATAGGATATAATCACTAACGAGATCCCAGTGACTAGGAAAGTGACCGCGCTTATAAAACCGTAATCTACAGATGCCCCCGAACTTTCGGATGCGAGATCATCATCTGACATTAGGGAGAGCTCATGCAATCCCTCGGGCCGAATGTCGCTCGCACAGTCATTAGGCCTACACCAGGATTTGTGGATACTTTCCCCACTTTTCCCAGGGTTTGCCAGGCGCAAATTCACATTCTCGTCGACATAGGTGAAAGATGTCTCTGATTCCTCGTCGCAGCACACTCTGACCTTCTCCACCGCAGGGTGACCGTGTTTGAAATGCGGACCTCCGTTAAGGGGAACCGTCCTTGGTGCTGAATTACACAGTCCTTTGCAGACCGGAGCTGAGATAGAGAGCGCCCCTCCGGCTAAACTGCTCGCTTTAGGAACATGAACCGGATTGGAAGGCCAGTCAAGGACGCAGGGAGGATCGGGTTGTCTGCCTCTTCCTTCATCTATATAAAGAAGCTCTACAGAAGCCATTCGATTCTTTCCACTGGTTCACTTCAATTATTTCCCCACGGCGTTCTGAGTCCGCAGCATCCCTGATGAGAAATAATTGACAAAGCAGATGTCACATAGGGCCTGATTATTAAAAACTATCAAATTATTTCATTAGGAAAACAGCAGCCACCTGTGCGTAATTTTTGGCGCTTCAAGCGCATTTTGGGCAAGTATGCTCATGATGTTATCAGAAATACTTAGCCTAAAAATGTACAATTGTTTGGGTTTAAGTAATTTGCTCCACGTATACAAAGCGATTAAAGTGACAGATTAGCAGTATCCAATTAGTGTGCAATCCCCTTAAACCCGATTATCTGTAATTATTTTTCAAACATAATGTATATCATATTATGGAAGAACACCCCCTTCACTATACCTAGTCATGAGAAGTGTACATAACTGTATCATAGGGAACATACAACTTCCAATAATAGGCTGTTATGGAGATAAATCATTTCAGTAGGCTGCTTTGTGCGGGAAATGGGATGGGTTTGAAGTAGATAAAAGGCTTTCCACGCCTTGCGTGTTGAAGATGAATCAAATAACGTGATCGTTTTTGCGATGTGTATTTGGAGCATGCATAGTCTTCCCTATAGCCACAGTGCATCTGCTTAGTGCGCTCAGCTAATATAAACGACTGTATTTCAGGAAATAAATCATATAAAAGCACTTACTTCTTTAGAATTCATTATGTCGAATTGTCTTCATATGCCAGAATACTTTGTATAGCGGAATCATAAAAGATCGAGGACTAAATGCCTTTAACGAAACTGAAAACGTAGCCTCGAGTCCTCGTCTGCTTGAGAGGAAAGATTTTCGCTGTAGTCCCTCCCTCTCACGCAAGGTTTAAGCTGCCTCGCTATGGTGCTGAAATGAGCTGGCTAGCCCGGGTACCCTTGAACAGACGCAGATTACATCGGTGTgcattcaaataaacacacaccAGAGAGGATTTCATTCTTATGGACCTCTGCATTTGAAGTCCATATAGACTtgtataaaaaaattatattttgccCCTAAAGTATCAACCTT is a window of Salmo trutta chromosome 37, fSalTru1.1, whole genome shotgun sequence DNA encoding:
- the LOC115177355 gene encoding transmembrane protein 74-like — its product is MASVELLYIDEGRGRQPDPPCVLDWPSNPVHVPKASSLAGGALSISAPVCKGLCNSAPRTVPLNGGPHFKHGHPAVEKVRVCCDEESETSFTYVDENVNLRLANPGKSGESIHKSWCRPNDCASDIRPEGLHELSLMSDDDLASESSGASVDYGFISAVTFLVTGISLVIISYAVPREVKVDPESVSAREMERLEIESARVGAHLDRCVIAGLCLLTLGGVVLSTLLMISMWKGEMYRRKAFAYSKHSAKLYGSIILKTRSSPSRSSAHLSMKEEIEETLN